A window of Vibrio ishigakensis contains these coding sequences:
- a CDS encoding YbaB/EbfC family nucleoid-associated protein, which yields MFGKGGMGNLMKQAQQMQERMQKLQEEIANMEITGESGAGLVKVTITGSHSVRRVEIDESLMEDDKEMLEDLIAAAFNDAARRVEETQKEKMASVTGGMQLPPGMKMPF from the coding sequence ATGTTTGGAAAAGGCGGTATGGGCAACTTAATGAAGCAAGCCCAGCAGATGCAAGAGCGTATGCAAAAGCTTCAAGAAGAAATTGCTAACATGGAAATCACTGGTGAGTCTGGTGCTGGCCTTGTTAAGGTAACCATCACTGGTAGCCACAGTGTACGTCGCGTTGAGATCGATGAGAGCTTGATGGAAGACGACAAAGAGATGCTAGAAGACCTGATTGCTGCAGCATTTAACGATGCAGCGCGTCGCGTTGAAGAGACTCAAAAAGAGAAAATGGCTTCAGTAACTGGCGGAATGCAACTTCCACCAGGCATGAAGATGCCATTCTAA
- the aqpZ gene encoding aquaporin Z: MNKYLAEVIGTFWLVLGGCGSAVLAAGIPDLGIAFVGVSLAFGLTVVTMAYAIGHISGCHLNPAVTIGLWAGGRHETKDVVPYIVAQVIGGIIAGGVLYVIATGKAGADIGGFATNGYGDYSPDGYSMTAALVTEIVLTAVFLFVIMGATDSRAPAGFAPLAIGFCLTLIHLISIPVTNTSVNPARSTGVAVFVGDYALSQLWLFWVAPIIGGIIGAVVYKAVAGKE, from the coding sequence ATGAATAAATACTTAGCAGAAGTCATAGGTACTTTTTGGCTAGTGCTCGGCGGGTGTGGTAGTGCCGTTTTAGCCGCAGGCATCCCCGACCTCGGTATCGCATTCGTTGGCGTATCACTGGCGTTTGGTCTCACCGTAGTCACCATGGCTTACGCTATCGGCCATATCTCCGGCTGTCATCTCAACCCTGCAGTAACGATTGGCCTTTGGGCTGGCGGTCGCCACGAAACCAAGGATGTAGTGCCATACATAGTGGCGCAGGTAATCGGCGGCATTATCGCAGGTGGCGTGCTGTATGTTATCGCAACAGGTAAAGCGGGCGCGGATATAGGTGGCTTTGCAACCAATGGCTATGGCGACTACTCACCAGATGGCTATAGCATGACAGCGGCCTTGGTGACTGAAATCGTCCTAACGGCTGTGTTCTTGTTTGTGATCATGGGTGCGACCGACAGCCGAGCTCCTGCTGGCTTCGCTCCACTTGCAATCGGCTTCTGCCTGACCTTGATTCACCTTATCAGTATCCCGGTAACCAATACCTCGGTGAACCCAGCACGAAGCACTGGTGTTGCGGTGTTTGTGGGTGATTATGCCCTGAGTCAATTGTGGTTATTCTGGGTGGCGCCTATCATAGGTGGCATTATAGGTGCGGTGGTTTACAAGGCTGTTGCAGGGAAAGAATAA
- a CDS encoding response regulator, whose product MSVEAELPMEQEIAAKQVLVLDDDAVFRALVRSLLESQGYDVSEADNGLEGLKSLTTQVPDIVICDIEMPLLDGIEFVEEVSHQYPSLPMIVVSGTDKMSVVAKALKFGIKDFVTKPIVDPSHLLKTVASTLKESQDALLAQRDFSSQWFRLNEQGELPEDQELHWHLDYLHQHPDVSRELLQALLPEPRTREGDWALNFRILQNPNRVPLVFDYAWNINGQFLFYIVDANVAGDLAVSSTLLIRALFNDYIRSQDDQLFHIDNLVANVSKAIQFADCAKPFNAVIGLIDFPSQKLKVHAAGIGCVWSSDQGSIDISPSRLLGASEDKDYVACPMSTSDSNSLKLKSMDGSSCQLIIQNCRA is encoded by the coding sequence ATGAGCGTAGAAGCGGAGCTGCCGATGGAGCAAGAAATTGCAGCTAAACAGGTTTTAGTTCTGGATGACGATGCTGTCTTCAGGGCTCTGGTGCGTTCTTTGTTGGAGTCGCAGGGTTACGATGTCTCTGAAGCCGATAATGGCCTAGAGGGCTTAAAGAGCTTAACCACGCAGGTTCCTGACATAGTTATCTGCGATATAGAAATGCCTCTATTAGATGGCATCGAGTTTGTGGAGGAGGTGAGTCATCAATATCCGTCTCTTCCTATGATAGTGGTTTCCGGTACCGACAAGATGTCGGTAGTGGCTAAGGCACTTAAGTTCGGTATTAAGGATTTCGTCACTAAACCCATCGTAGACCCGTCACATCTTTTGAAAACCGTTGCTAGCACCCTGAAAGAGTCTCAAGATGCGCTACTTGCGCAAAGAGATTTCTCTAGCCAATGGTTTCGCTTAAACGAGCAGGGTGAGCTTCCAGAAGACCAAGAACTACATTGGCACCTAGATTACCTTCATCAACATCCTGACGTCTCCCGCGAGCTTCTACAGGCACTTTTGCCAGAGCCTAGAACCCGTGAAGGGGATTGGGCGCTCAATTTCCGTATCCTACAAAACCCTAACCGTGTCCCTTTGGTGTTTGATTACGCCTGGAACATCAATGGTCAGTTCCTGTTTTACATTGTTGATGCCAATGTGGCAGGGGATCTGGCAGTTTCTTCTACGCTGCTGATCCGCGCCCTGTTTAACGATTATATCCGTAGCCAAGACGATCAACTGTTTCATATCGACAATCTAGTGGCGAACGTATCAAAGGCTATTCAGTTTGCCGATTGCGCGAAACCGTTTAACGCAGTTATTGGCCTTATCGACTTTCCATCCCAAAAGCTCAAAGTGCATGCCGCAGGTATCGGTTGTGTTTGGAGTTCAGACCAAGGCAGTATTGATATCTCTCCAAGCCGACTTCTTGGTGCTTCTGAAGATAAAGATTATGTCGCCTGTCCTATGAGTACCAGCGACAGCAACAGCCTCAAATTGAAAAGTATGGATGGAAGTAGCTGTCAGCTTATCATTCAAAACTGCCGTGCTTGA
- the apt gene encoding adenine phosphoribosyltransferase yields the protein MNSEKQALIKASIKSIPDYPKPGILFRDVTSLMEDAAAYKATIEAMVEKYKDMGFTKIVGTEARGFLFGAPLALELGVGFVPVRKPGKLPRATIGQSYELEYGTDTLEIHTDAIVEGDKVLMVDDLLATGGTIEATTKLIRKLGGVVEHAAFVINLPEIGGDKRIEKLGIEVFSLCEFEGH from the coding sequence ATGAATAGCGAAAAACAAGCGCTGATCAAAGCAAGCATCAAATCTATCCCAGACTATCCAAAACCAGGCATTCTTTTCCGCGACGTCACCAGTTTGATGGAAGACGCGGCCGCATATAAAGCGACCATCGAAGCCATGGTTGAGAAATACAAAGATATGGGCTTTACCAAGATTGTTGGTACTGAGGCTCGTGGTTTCTTGTTTGGCGCGCCACTAGCATTAGAACTAGGTGTAGGCTTTGTGCCAGTTCGCAAGCCAGGTAAATTGCCTCGTGCAACTATTGGTCAATCTTATGAGCTTGAGTACGGCACGGATACCCTAGAGATCCACACCGACGCCATCGTTGAAGGCGATAAGGTGCTGATGGTTGATGACCTACTTGCAACCGGCGGTACTATCGAAGCAACGACTAAACTTATTCGTAAGCTAGGTGGTGTTGTGGAGCATGCAGCGTTCGTGATTAATCTTCCAGAAATTGGTGGTGACAAGCGCATTGAGAAACTGGGCATTGAAGTGTTCAGCCTGTGTGAGTTCGAAGGCCACTAA
- the recR gene encoding recombination mediator RecR: protein MRTSNMLEQLMEALRCLPGVGPKSAQRMAFHLLQRDRSGGVKLADALSQAMTEVGHCSECRTFTEHDVCNICSNPKRQESGQICVVESPADIAAVEATGQYSGLYFVLMGHLSPLDGIGPSDIGLDSLDFRLQQGGINEVILATNPTVEGEATAQYIAELCQLNQINASRIAHGVPVGGELELVDGTTLSHSLMGRHKL from the coding sequence ATGCGCACCAGTAATATGCTGGAGCAATTAATGGAGGCCTTGCGTTGTCTACCTGGGGTGGGTCCCAAGTCGGCACAGCGTATGGCCTTTCATTTATTGCAACGAGACAGAAGTGGTGGGGTGAAACTGGCCGATGCTCTGAGTCAGGCGATGACAGAAGTAGGGCATTGTAGCGAGTGTCGCACCTTTACCGAACACGACGTGTGTAATATCTGTAGCAACCCTAAGCGTCAAGAAAGCGGTCAGATCTGTGTGGTTGAAAGCCCAGCAGATATCGCAGCGGTAGAGGCAACGGGTCAATACTCGGGTCTTTACTTTGTTTTGATGGGGCACTTGTCTCCACTTGATGGCATAGGGCCAAGCGATATAGGTCTGGATTCACTGGATTTCCGCTTGCAGCAGGGCGGTATCAACGAGGTTATCCTAGCCACCAACCCAACGGTTGAGGGGGAAGCGACGGCGCAATATATCGCCGAGCTTTGTCAGCTAAACCAGATCAACGCATCGCGTATCGCTCATGGTGTACCTGTAGGTGGTGAGCTTGAGTTAGTTGATGGTACAACCCTTTCTCATTCTTTGATGGGACGCCACAAGCTTTAA
- the dnaX gene encoding DNA polymerase III subunit gamma/tau, which yields MSYLALARKWRPKRFGEVVGQAHVLTALENALDQNRLHHAYLFSGTRGVGKTTIGRLFAKGLNCETGITSTPCGKCQSCIEIDQGRFVDLLEIDAASRTKVEDTRELLDNVQYKPAHGRFKVYLIDEVHMLSKHSFNALLKTLEEPPEYVKFLLATTDPQKLPVTILSRCLQFHLKPISSDDIHQQLSHVLTEEKLEFEERALTLLSHAADGSMRDALSLTDQAIALGNGTVVSDTVSRMLGTLDSEQALHLIEAIVKKQAQATMDALSLLASNGVDWDGLLQELSMQLHRIAMYQALPATLDEAHDVARIKLIASQLPPQEVQLYYQIALKGRQELTMAPTERAGVEMTLLRMLAFAPASKSQANVISVETVKPQAAPASIPVVDTHPMPERTSPVEQARKAVERPQPTQAVPLQVPPMTEDPRPQVQTAPPVEEASVQSARLQGSGLGGIRHQLRSRRQQGGQSEGGNGAKKAETAQTKKDSVLARVTKKHPPSAPSESVLSTPNEPVTPQEYQWRPSQQKSSENETPSITPAMLKEALMHEKTPEMVQKLHTQAVEKDSWSALINQLTTGKMVQQLALNAHLVESEQALVLHLRESQKHLDGDKSREELANAIAEVRGSFKPVEVTISNEGTSPLELRDSLYQQKLTQAFDNLHQDEHVQFMQTRFAAELDESSVRPI from the coding sequence ATGAGTTATTTAGCGTTAGCAAGGAAATGGCGTCCGAAGCGCTTTGGTGAGGTTGTTGGACAGGCACATGTTCTAACGGCTCTCGAAAACGCCCTTGATCAGAATCGACTGCACCACGCTTATCTGTTCAGCGGTACGCGAGGTGTAGGTAAAACTACCATTGGTCGTCTGTTCGCCAAGGGTTTGAACTGCGAAACCGGCATTACCTCAACACCTTGTGGTAAATGTCAGAGTTGTATCGAGATTGACCAGGGTCGCTTTGTTGACCTTCTGGAGATCGATGCTGCCTCTCGTACCAAGGTGGAAGATACCCGTGAACTTCTCGACAACGTGCAGTACAAACCTGCACATGGTCGCTTTAAGGTCTATCTGATCGATGAAGTTCACATGCTCTCGAAGCACAGCTTTAATGCTCTTCTAAAAACCCTAGAAGAGCCACCTGAGTATGTGAAGTTCCTACTAGCAACAACCGATCCGCAAAAATTGCCAGTGACAATCTTGTCACGCTGCTTACAGTTCCATCTAAAGCCAATCAGCTCAGATGATATCCATCAGCAACTTTCGCATGTGCTGACTGAAGAAAAGCTAGAGTTTGAAGAGCGTGCTCTGACTCTCCTCTCTCATGCTGCAGACGGCAGTATGCGTGATGCGCTGAGCTTGACTGACCAAGCGATTGCTCTGGGTAACGGCACTGTGGTGTCTGATACAGTTTCTCGGATGTTAGGTACGCTTGATAGTGAGCAAGCTCTGCACTTGATTGAAGCGATTGTGAAGAAGCAAGCGCAAGCAACTATGGATGCATTGAGTTTGCTTGCAAGCAATGGCGTTGATTGGGACGGTCTGCTTCAAGAGCTTTCCATGCAGCTGCATCGCATTGCTATGTATCAGGCCTTGCCTGCGACTTTGGATGAGGCTCATGACGTAGCGCGTATCAAGCTGATCGCAAGCCAGCTTCCGCCGCAAGAAGTGCAGCTCTATTATCAGATTGCTTTAAAAGGCAGACAAGAGCTGACAATGGCACCGACCGAGCGTGCTGGGGTTGAGATGACCCTACTGCGTATGCTCGCTTTTGCTCCTGCAAGCAAAAGCCAAGCGAATGTGATCAGTGTTGAAACCGTAAAGCCTCAAGCTGCACCAGCGAGTATTCCAGTCGTTGATACGCATCCTATGCCTGAACGCACTTCGCCTGTTGAGCAGGCGCGCAAGGCGGTTGAGAGACCTCAGCCGACTCAAGCAGTACCATTGCAGGTACCGCCTATGACTGAGGATCCGCGACCACAAGTGCAAACAGCACCGCCGGTTGAAGAGGCTTCCGTACAATCTGCCAGACTGCAAGGCTCAGGTTTAGGTGGCATTCGTCATCAGCTACGCTCTAGAAGACAGCAAGGCGGTCAGAGCGAGGGTGGTAACGGCGCAAAAAAGGCCGAAACAGCACAGACTAAAAAAGATAGCGTTCTTGCGCGTGTGACTAAAAAGCACCCGCCGTCAGCGCCTTCTGAGTCCGTGCTGTCGACCCCTAATGAACCTGTTACACCGCAAGAATACCAATGGCGTCCTTCACAACAAAAGAGCAGTGAGAATGAGACGCCAAGCATAACCCCGGCTATGCTCAAGGAAGCCTTGATGCATGAAAAGACCCCTGAAATGGTGCAAAAACTGCATACTCAGGCGGTTGAAAAGGATAGCTGGAGTGCACTGATTAATCAGCTAACTACAGGTAAAATGGTTCAACAGTTGGCACTTAATGCCCACCTAGTTGAGAGCGAGCAAGCTTTGGTGCTTCACCTTAGAGAGAGCCAAAAGCATCTCGACGGTGATAAATCTCGAGAAGAGCTTGCTAATGCCATTGCCGAGGTTAGAGGTAGCTTTAAGCCGGTTGAGGTGACCATCAGCAACGAAGGTACTTCACCACTTGAGCTACGTGATAGCTTGTATCAGCAGAAGCTGACTCAAGCGTTTGATAATTTACACCAAGATGAACACGTACAATTCATGCAGACTCGCTTTGCGGCAGAGTTGGATGAAAGCAGTGTTCGACCGATTTAA
- a CDS encoding YbaN family protein: MIKALWVTAGSVSLGLGLLGILLPLLPTTPFILLASACYMRGSTRLHNKMLSHPTVGPIIINWRASRSIEKGVKRKAYVFIVLSFTFSIFMAPIIWVKVLLGVIFILLMTWFIQVPETNSSKCD; encoded by the coding sequence TTGATCAAGGCATTGTGGGTTACAGCAGGTAGCGTGAGTCTAGGGTTAGGCTTGCTCGGGATCTTGCTACCTCTGCTTCCTACCACTCCGTTTATCTTACTCGCCAGCGCCTGCTATATGCGCGGGTCGACTCGACTGCATAACAAAATGCTGTCACATCCGACTGTGGGCCCGATAATCATCAATTGGCGAGCGTCTCGCTCCATTGAAAAGGGTGTAAAGCGAAAGGCCTATGTGTTTATCGTGCTCAGCTTCACTTTTTCTATCTTTATGGCGCCAATAATCTGGGTTAAAGTCCTGCTTGGCGTGATTTTTATACTGCTCATGACCTGGTTTATACAAGTACCAGAAACCAACTCCAGCAAATGTGATTAA
- a CDS encoding LysR family transcriptional regulator, protein MKLDDLNLFRQVVEHGSYTATSRATRIPVATITRRIQALEDAIDLRLLNRHARKLTLTEAGQRFYQECGPLLKQISASAVELGEECRGAAGRLRISTPANLTKRMLMPMFEKFMKTYPDIHLDLSMTNRADELDPTEWDMIFRVGPQRDSNLIARKLTEVKDILVASPEYLQNSSASLQHAEDLANHSLLKGLPLTHWSLVNNHGETVVNKAKGRLEASDLNVVRHACSAGLGIGLVPDVMVTHHVAEGNLVRVLPEWAANPRDIFVLYNHKDHIPEKTRLLIDFIRDYFA, encoded by the coding sequence ATGAAACTCGATGACCTTAACTTGTTCCGCCAAGTAGTGGAGCATGGAAGCTATACAGCCACCTCTCGAGCGACACGAATTCCGGTGGCTACCATTACCCGCCGTATTCAAGCTCTGGAAGATGCCATCGACCTACGACTTTTGAATAGACACGCTCGCAAGCTAACCTTGACCGAGGCAGGTCAACGCTTCTATCAAGAATGCGGTCCCCTTCTAAAACAAATTTCTGCCTCTGCAGTTGAGCTCGGTGAAGAGTGTCGTGGTGCAGCAGGCCGTCTGCGTATCTCCACACCAGCAAACCTAACCAAGCGTATGCTGATGCCGATGTTCGAGAAGTTCATGAAAACCTACCCAGATATCCATCTGGATCTTTCTATGACTAACCGAGCTGACGAGCTGGATCCAACTGAGTGGGACATGATCTTCCGCGTTGGTCCTCAACGTGACTCTAACCTTATTGCTCGTAAGCTAACGGAAGTAAAAGACATCCTGGTTGCTAGCCCTGAGTATCTGCAAAACTCCTCAGCTTCTCTGCAGCACGCTGAAGACCTAGCAAACCACTCCCTTCTTAAAGGTCTGCCACTGACTCACTGGTCACTGGTGAACAACCATGGCGAAACTGTGGTAAACAAGGCTAAGGGTCGCCTTGAAGCGTCTGACCTTAATGTAGTGCGTCACGCATGTTCAGCGGGCCTTGGTATCGGACTTGTGCCTGATGTGATGGTGACTCACCATGTTGCTGAGGGTAACCTAGTGCGCGTGCTTCCTGAGTGGGCAGCAAACCCGCGTGATATCTTCGTGCTATACAACCACAAAGACCATATCCCAGAGAAGACTCGTCTACTTATCGACTTTATCCGCGACTACTTCGCATAA